The DNA sequence CTGGGCCACGCCAGAAATGCACTCGTCCCACTAAATGGTGATGCCGTCATCGCACTCGCCGGGGGCGTCGGCACCCTCTCGGAACTCGGCTTCGCCGGGATCTACGACCGACCCGTCGTCGGACTCGAGGCTCACGACGTCACCGACGCTGGTGTCGACCTCGAGCCTGTCGACACTCCCGAAGCGGCTGTCGACGCCGTCGAAACCACACTCGAGACGTAAGTGCCACTGTCACGGCCCAGGAATCTCGCTGTCGCAGCTTTTTCGACGCTCCGACACCTCTAGGTGGATATGAGCGACTTCGACAAGGAAGCAGAGCGCGAGAAACTCCGCGAGAAGTACGAACGCGACAAACAAGAGCGCAAGGCCACCCAGCGAATGAGCGATCTGTTGCTCAAGGGCGCAACGATGACCAACACCCACTGTGGGACCTGCGGCGATCCGCTGTTCCAGATGGACGGCACCACGTTCTGTCCCAGTTGCCACGGCAACCCCGATGCTGTCGAGGGAACCGACCTCGAGGCCCAGCCGGCTGACGAACAGTCGTCCACGGAGCAGTCTGCGACGGCACAGTCTGCCGCCGATGATCGCACCGATACTGCACCGATCGAGACGACGACAGAAGCCACGTCGGAGACGCCAGACACCAAGCCGGATGCAATCGGCCAGCGGGCGTCGTCCCCCGGCGCAACACAATCTCAGGACGAGCGCCAGTCCACACCTCAGTCCGATGTCGGGACAGCTGGCTCCGATGTCTCGAGTCCGACTGCCGACAGTCGAGCGAGCGAGCCGAGCGCCCCATCTCGGACTCCTGTGTCGCCCTCACAATCAGCTGACGGCGACCTTCACGTCGCTCACGACGCGCTCGTCCGCACGCTCGAGAAGTTCGCCACCGAGGCAGCCGCGACGGACGACCCACGATACGCACGGGAGTGTCTCGAGGCGGCGCGCGAGGCCGGCGAGACGCTGTCGACCCTGCGCTGACAGCCGACGGCGCTCGAGACAGTCGTACTGCTTCCTGGATTTTCTTGACTTTCTCTGCTGTGAGTGTGTTGCTCCATCGACCTGTAATCGATTCTCTACGCCCAATATGACAGACAAAATCCAAATCACTAGATATATATTTGATAGTATGGTGTGCTGTGACACAGATCGAAGTGAGTCAGATCGACCGCTGTGTCGGTCGTGCGCCGGGTAGACTCCGATTTCGCCCTCCATGCTACCGACCCGCGGTCACTCACCGACCCACGGAGAGAGGAGACCCTACCGATGGCACTTGGATTCGTCGTCTCACTCACGGTACTCGTCGTTTGTATCGGCCTGCTCGGGACTTGCGTGATCTGTCTCGATCGAACCGCTTTGAAGCGGACGGCAACCGACTACGATCGTCGACTCACCGAAATCTCGCCGTACGTTGGCGTCACGGCACTATTTTTCCTCGGCAAGCGGGCGACTCACGGCCACAGTTTACGGCTCTCGCGCGCGCTCGACTGGGATCTCACCGCTGAAATCTACGCCATCGAAGGCGAGTTCGTCGCGGTGATGCAAGACGTCGTCCCCGAGGCGACACTCGAGTTCTTCTCGGCGATGTATATGTTCGGGTTCCCGTTCCTGCTGGTGACCGCCCTGGTCCTGTATTTCCTGTTGCCCACCCAGCGACATTTGAAAGAACTGCTCATCGCGTACCTGCTGAACTACTTCATCGGGACCCTGTTGTATACGCTCTTTATCGTCTACGGGCCGCGCAATCACCTCTCGTCCGTCGACGGCCTGATGTACTCGTTTTACCCACAAACACAGGAAGTCACGGCGGCAGTGTCGGCGAACACGAACGTTTTCCCCTCGCTCCATACGTCGCTGGCAGTCGTCGTCATGCTGTTCGCCTGGCGCTCACGCGAGGAATACCCGCGGTGGTTCGGGATCTCGTCGTTCGTGACGAGTTGTGTCGTGTTCTCGACGATGTACCTCGGGATCCACTGGCTGATCGACGTTCTCGCGGGCGTTCTCCTCGCTCTCGGGAGCGTTATCGGTGCCGAACGGATCGTCACCCGCGTGGAGGGTACAGCAGGCTCCGTTCCCACCGGCGAGGACGCCATCGCATCCGACGCGAGCGACTAATCGCCGTGCCGCTCCTGTCTTACCCAGTATAGTCGCTTCCGATAACTTCTCGAATCCGCTCGGCGGTCACCTGCCCGACGCCGTCAGCTGCTTGCAGTTCGTCTTCGGTCGCGATCATCACGCCCTCGACCGTGCCGAACTCCTCGAGGAGCGAGCGCGCGGTGACGGGACCGATCTCGGCGATCGAGGCGACGACGTACTCCTGTTGCTCGCTCAGGGTCTTACTGGCTTTCTCGCCGTGGACCGACACCTCCCGGTCGGCGGTCGCCTGTTCCCGACCGGCGATCACGGCCAGCAGTTCCGTCGTGTCGGCTTCGCTTTCGGTCCGCAGAACGCTCGCGCCGAAGTCGACCGCGAGACTCGAGAGCGCGCCCCGAACCGCGTTCGGGTGAATGTCGCGTTGTTCGTACAGCCCGTCGCCTTCGACGACGACGATCGGTCGCGAGTAGTGTCGCGCCATGGCGCCGACCTGCTCGAAGACCGACCGGTCGCCCCCGACCAGCGAGTCGACGAAGTCGGCGACGGACTTGCGCTCGACGGCCACTCGATCCGAGAGGACGTAGTCGCCGACGGCGAGCGTCTCGAGGCGGACGTCGATCTCTTCGCGTCGTGAGAGGTCGCGGGCGATGTTGGCGTCCATCTCGCGCTGGTCCGCAACGATTTCGACGGCGTCGCCGTCGGCGTGTGGTTCGTGCGTTTCGACCTCGCTGTCCTCGTCAGGGTCCGACTTTGCGTCGGCGAACTCCTGTAAACCGGGCTGATCTGCAACCCCTCCGCTTCCGGTGGAAGAATCGCCGACGGCGTCGACTTTTCCGTCGTCCTCGTCTACTTTCACTCCGCGCTCACTGTCGCTTCCGGCCTCGAAATCGGCCAGTGACTGCTGGGAGTCGTCGAGTTCGTCCTCGAGCTCGTCGGCCATCCCTTTCAGGTCGCGTAACTCGCTTTCCATCTCTTTTTCGCGCCGCCGGGAGATCCAGAAGTAGGCCTCGTCGCGGGTGTCCTCGGCCATCAGGACGACGACGCGCCCCTCAGACTGACGACCCGTTCGACCCTTGCGCTGGATCGAGCGGATCGCGGTCGGGACGGGCTCGTAGAAGAGTACGAGGTCGACTTCCGGAACGTCGAGTCCTTCCTCCGCGACCGACGTGGAGACGAGCACCTCGAACTCGCCCGCCCGAAACTCGTCTAACACCTCCTGTTGTTGCTTCTGGGTCATGCCGTCTGAACCCTCGCGGTCGCCCTGTCCAACGAAGCGCTTCGCGTCGAAGCTCTCGCTCAAAAAGTCCGTCAGCGCTTCTGCCGTGTCGCGGGACTCGGTGAAAACGATCACGCGCTCGCCGCCCTCGAGCCCCAGCGTCTCGGCCAGCAGCATACGGGTCTTGCGGTATTTGGGGTGGAGCTCGTCGAAACTCTCTGCCTTCCG is a window from the Natrinema sp. HArc-T2 genome containing:
- a CDS encoding DEAD/DEAH box helicase, producing MATTDEDVASIEHPLLEPDFLERRLYQLKLAGTAANHHTLVCLPTGLGKTTVSLLVTARRLEEVGGKSLMLAPTKPLVQQHADFYREALQIPNEEIVVFTGDVSPDDRAELWTEATVVMATPQVIENDLVGSRVSLANVSHVTFDECHRATGDYAYNYIAERYHADANAPLVTGMSASPGGDEEAILEVCENLGIAEVEVMTEEDADVDEFTHETEVEWERIDLPDAVIEIRDTLNEVIKDRLEKLKELGVAKSTQPDQSQKDLNRMRAELQQLINNDQSEGFEGMSVHAEVMKLRQAVTLVETQSVEALRRYFERQRNQARSSGASKASQRMVSDPRVREAMRKAESFDELHPKYRKTRMLLAETLGLEGGERVIVFTESRDTAEALTDFLSESFDAKRFVGQGDREGSDGMTQKQQQEVLDEFRAGEFEVLVSTSVAEEGLDVPEVDLVLFYEPVPTAIRSIQRKGRTGRQSEGRVVVLMAEDTRDEAYFWISRRREKEMESELRDLKGMADELEDELDDSQQSLADFEAGSDSERGVKVDEDDGKVDAVGDSSTGSGGVADQPGLQEFADAKSDPDEDSEVETHEPHADGDAVEIVADQREMDANIARDLSRREEIDVRLETLAVGDYVLSDRVAVERKSVADFVDSLVGGDRSVFEQVGAMARHYSRPIVVVEGDGLYEQRDIHPNAVRGALSSLAVDFGASVLRTESEADTTELLAVIAGREQATADREVSVHGEKASKTLSEQQEYVVASIAEIGPVTARSLLEEFGTVEGVMIATEDELQAADGVGQVTAERIREVIGSDYTG
- a CDS encoding phosphatase PAP2 family protein; protein product: MALGFVVSLTVLVVCIGLLGTCVICLDRTALKRTATDYDRRLTEISPYVGVTALFFLGKRATHGHSLRLSRALDWDLTAEIYAIEGEFVAVMQDVVPEATLEFFSAMYMFGFPFLLVTALVLYFLLPTQRHLKELLIAYLLNYFIGTLLYTLFIVYGPRNHLSSVDGLMYSFYPQTQEVTAAVSANTNVFPSLHTSLAVVVMLFAWRSREEYPRWFGISSFVTSCVVFSTMYLGIHWLIDVLAGVLLALGSVIGAERIVTRVEGTAGSVPTGEDAIASDASD
- a CDS encoding Sjogren's syndrome/scleroderma autoantigen 1 family protein, which codes for MSDFDKEAEREKLREKYERDKQERKATQRMSDLLLKGATMTNTHCGTCGDPLFQMDGTTFCPSCHGNPDAVEGTDLEAQPADEQSSTEQSATAQSAADDRTDTAPIETTTEATSETPDTKPDAIGQRASSPGATQSQDERQSTPQSDVGTAGSDVSSPTADSRASEPSAPSRTPVSPSQSADGDLHVAHDALVRTLEKFATEAAATDDPRYARECLEAAREAGETLSTLR